AGGGCACCTGCGGGACCTGTGAGACGGACGTGCTCGACGGCACGCCGGACCACCGGGACGCGGTGCTCTCGGACGAGGAGCGCGAGGCCGGCGAGACGATGCTCATCTGTGTGTCCCGCTGCCGGGGGAAGAGGCTCGTGCTGGACCTGTGACCCGAAGGTCCGCCTCGATCCGCCCGACCGTGGCCAGCAGATGGGGCAGCAGGTCACGGCGGACGGAGTCCAGGGTGTTGCGGCTGGCGTGCACGGGGATGTTCACGGCGGCCACGACCACGCCGTCCCGGTCCCGCACCGGGGCGGCGACCGACCGCAGGCCCTCCTCCAGCTCTTGGTCGACGATGGCGTACCCCTGCCGCCGCACTCGGCGCAGCTCCGTGCGCAGGCGGTCCGCCGACACGAGGGTCCGCGCGGTGAGGGGCCGCAGGTCGGCGCGGGCCAGCCGGACGTCGGTCTCCTCGTCCGTGAGATGCGCGAGGATCACCCGGCCCACGGAGGTGACATGGGCCGGGAAGCGGGTGCCGACGGTGATCGTCGCCGCCATGATGCGCCGGGTGGGGACCCGCGCGACGTACACGATGTCGTCGCCGTCGAGGACGCACAGGGAGCTCGACTCCCCGACCGTTTCGGCGAGTTGTTCCAGATGGGGCAGGGCGATCTCGGGGAGGGTGAAGCCCGAGAGGTAGGCGTAGCCGAGTTCCAGGACGCGTGGGGTGAGCCGGAAGGTCCGGCCGTCCGTGTGGACGTAGCCGAGGTCGGCCAGGGTGAGCAGGAACCGGCGCGCCGCCGCACGGGTCAGGCCGCAGCCCCGCGCGACCTCGCTGAGGGTCAGTTCGGGCCGGTCGGCGCCGAAGACGCGGATCACGGCCAGCCCGCGTTCGAAGGACCGGACGAAGTGGGGCGCTCGGGCAGCCGCGGACATCGTCGCCTCCAGAGGGACGCGCGGAGCACTCCCCGCGCGACCGGGAGCACACTTCGACAACTGTCAACAATATTGTCAGCCAGAGCCATTGACCCGGCTCCGGCGGGGTTCTACCTTCGCGCTGTGCACCATTGTGCGGTCTGCGCACAACCTGTCGGAACACTTACGTCTGCACAGGAGGAGCCATGCGTCGTCTGCTCGCCGGTATCGCGGTCGGAACCTTTCTGGTCGCCGCGTCGGCCTGCGGTTCGTCCGACGGCGGTGGCGCCTCGGACAAGAACGCGTCGTCCGGCGGCACCACCACGGTCAAGCTGGGCGTCATCCCCATCGTCGATGTCGCCCCCGTCTATCTGGGCCAGAAGAAGGGCTTCTACGCCAAGCACGGACTGAAGCTGTCACTGACGACGGCACAGGGCGGCGCGGCGATCGTGCCGGGGGTCGTCTCGGGCCAGTTCCAGTTCGGCTTCTCCAACATGACCTCACTGATGGTCGCCCAGTCGAACAACGTTCCCGTGCGCGCCATCGCCAACGGAGTGGCCTCGACGGGCGTCACGGGCAAGGACTTCGGCGCCATCACGGTCAAGAAGGGCAGTGCGATCAGCTCGCCGAAGCAGCTGGAGGGCAAGAAGGTCGCCGTCAACACCCTCAAGAACATCAACGAGACGGCCGTGCGCGAGTCCGTGCGCAAGGCCGGCGGCGACCCGGCGAAGGTCAAGTTCGTCGAGCTGGCCTTCGACCAGATGCCCGCGGCCCTCGACAGCGGCCAGATCGACGCCGCCATGGTGGTCGAGCCCGCGCTCGCCACGGTCAGGAGCCAGGGCGCCACCGAGATCGCCTCGTCCCTGGTCGACGTCGCCAAGGACCTCACCGTCGCGATGTACTTCACCTCGAACCAGTACGCGCAGCAGCACCCCGACACCGTCAAGAAGTTCCAGGCGGCGACGGCCGAGTCCCTCGCCTACGCCGACACCCACCCGGACGAGGTCCGCGCGATCGTCACCACGTACACGAAGATCCCGGCGGCCGTCCTCGCGAAGGTGACGCTGCCGAAGTGGCCGGCCGGGGCGAACCGCGCCTCGATCGAGGCATTGGAGCAACTCGGGCAGCAGGACGGGCTGTTCAAGACCGCGCCCGACCTGGACAAGCTGCTGCCGTGAAGCGGAGGCAGCCACACGCGGGCGGCGCCGCACGGGTCCCGAACGCCGTTCTGGGCGCCGCCGGGCTCGCGGCCTTCCTCGCCCTCGGCGAAGTGGTGCCGCGGCTCGGCATCGTCAAGGAGCGGTATTTCCCGCCCACCAGCCGCATCGCCGGCGCGCTCGTCGACGAGATCGGCGAGCGCGCCTTCTGGACGGACCTCGGCGACACCCTCACCGGCTGGGCCCTTGGCCTCGCCATCGCGGTCGGCGCGGGCATCGTCGCAGGGGTGACCGTGTCGGTGGTGCCGTATCTGCGGGAGGCGACCGCCTCGACGATCGAGTTCCTGCGCCCCATCCCCTCGGTGGCCCTCATCCCGCTCGCCGTGCTCCTCTACGGCACCGAACTGCGGTCGGTGCTCCTCCTCGTCGTGTACGCCTCCTTCTGGCAGGTCCTCGTCCAGGTCATGTACGGCGTGCGGGACGTCGACCCGGTGGCCGAGGAGACGGCGCGCTCGTACGGACTCGGCACCTGGGCGAGGGTGCGCCACGTCCTGTGGCCGACGGCCCTCCCCTACGTGATGACCGGCGTCCGGCTCGCCGCGGCCGTCGCCCTGATCCTCACCGTGACCGCCGAACTCGTCATCGGCGCACCGGGGTTGGGGGCACGTATCGCGGTCGCCCAGGCCTCGCAGGCGGTCCCCGAGATGTACGCGCTCATCGTCGTCACGGGTCTGCTCGGGCTGCTCATCAACGTGGGGGCCCGGTCGGTGGAGCGGCACGCGCTGGCCTGGCACCAGTCGGTGCGCGGGGAGGTGGCGGTGTGACGGACGTGCCCACCGGCCGCACCCGGCCGAACCGGGGATGGGTCCTCCTGCTGCGGGCGCTGTTCGTCGTCGCGCTCCCCGCCCTGCTCGTCGCCGTGTGGTGGCTCGCCTCGGACGGCAGCACGAACGTGTACTGGCCACCGCTGCGCACCATCCTGAAGACGTTCCCGGACGTCTGGACGGGCGACCGGCTCCGCGCCGACCTGCTGCCCAGTCTGCTGCGGCTCCTCGCCGGCTACGCGGTGGCCGGCGTCGCCGGGATAGCCCTCGGCACGCTCATCGGCTCCTACCGGACGGTGCGGGCCGTGTGCGAACCCGTCCTGGAGTTCCTGCGCGCGGTGCCACCGCCCGTCCTCGTCCCCGTCATCATGCTGTTCGCCGGGATCGGCGACACCATGAAGATCGCGGTGATCGCGAGCGGCTGCGTCTGGCCGGTCCTGCTCAACACCGTCGAGGGGGTACGGGCCGTCGACTCCGTGATGTCCGAGACGGCCCGCTCGTACGGGATCACCGGCCCGGCACGGATGCGCGCGGTGGTGCTGCCCGCGGCGAGCCCGCAGATCTTCGCGGGGCTGCGCCAGGCCCTGTCCATCGGGATCATCCTGATGGTCATCAGCGAGATGTTCGCGGCCAGCAACGGTCTCGGCTTCACCATCGTGCAGTTCCAGCGCGGTTTCGCGATCCCCGACATGTGGACCGGGATCCTCGTCCTCGGTCTGCTCGGGTTCCTTCTCTCGGTCGTCCTCCGGCTCGTGGAGCGCCGGGTGCTCGGCTGGTACCACGGTCTGCGGGACTCCTCCCGGCGGTCCCCGTGACGACGCTCGCGAAAGGGCGGTCCATGCACGCGTCTCTGGTCGTCACCGGCCTGCGGAAGGTCTACGAGGGGGCGGGGCGCCGGGTGGAGGCGGTCCGCGACCTCACCTTCACCGTGGACACGGGTGAACTCGTCTGCCTGGTCGGCCCGTCGGGCTGCGGCAAGACGACCCTGCTCAGGTGCATGGCCGGGCTGCTCACCCCGACGGCGGGCGAGGTGCGGCTCGCCGGGCGCCCGGTGAGCGGGCCGCCGCCCGGCATGGCCTTCGTCTTCCAGGAGTACGGACGCAGCCTCTTCCCCTGGATGCGGGTCGGCGAGAACGTCGAACTGCCCCTGAGGCAGAAGAGGCTGGGCAGGGGCCGGCGGCGCGAACTCGTCGCCGACGCGCTGGAGTCCGTC
The window above is part of the Streptomyces sp. NBC_01428 genome. Proteins encoded here:
- a CDS encoding ABC transporter permease, which translates into the protein MPTGRTRPNRGWVLLLRALFVVALPALLVAVWWLASDGSTNVYWPPLRTILKTFPDVWTGDRLRADLLPSLLRLLAGYAVAGVAGIALGTLIGSYRTVRAVCEPVLEFLRAVPPPVLVPVIMLFAGIGDTMKIAVIASGCVWPVLLNTVEGVRAVDSVMSETARSYGITGPARMRAVVLPAASPQIFAGLRQALSIGIILMVISEMFAASNGLGFTIVQFQRGFAIPDMWTGILVLGLLGFLLSVVLRLVERRVLGWYHGLRDSSRRSP
- a CDS encoding ABC transporter permease, which encodes MKRRQPHAGGAARVPNAVLGAAGLAAFLALGEVVPRLGIVKERYFPPTSRIAGALVDEIGERAFWTDLGDTLTGWALGLAIAVGAGIVAGVTVSVVPYLREATASTIEFLRPIPSVALIPLAVLLYGTELRSVLLLVVYASFWQVLVQVMYGVRDVDPVAEETARSYGLGTWARVRHVLWPTALPYVMTGVRLAAAVALILTVTAELVIGAPGLGARIAVAQASQAVPEMYALIVVTGLLGLLINVGARSVERHALAWHQSVRGEVAV
- a CDS encoding IclR family transcriptional regulator domain-containing protein; amino-acid sequence: MSAAARAPHFVRSFERGLAVIRVFGADRPELTLSEVARGCGLTRAAARRFLLTLADLGYVHTDGRTFRLTPRVLELGYAYLSGFTLPEIALPHLEQLAETVGESSSLCVLDGDDIVYVARVPTRRIMAATITVGTRFPAHVTSVGRVILAHLTDEETDVRLARADLRPLTARTLVSADRLRTELRRVRRQGYAIVDQELEEGLRSVAAPVRDRDGVVVAAVNIPVHASRNTLDSVRRDLLPHLLATVGRIEADLRVTGPARASSPGSGTHR
- a CDS encoding ABC transporter substrate-binding protein; translated protein: MRRLLAGIAVGTFLVAASACGSSDGGGASDKNASSGGTTTVKLGVIPIVDVAPVYLGQKKGFYAKHGLKLSLTTAQGGAAIVPGVVSGQFQFGFSNMTSLMVAQSNNVPVRAIANGVASTGVTGKDFGAITVKKGSAISSPKQLEGKKVAVNTLKNINETAVRESVRKAGGDPAKVKFVELAFDQMPAALDSGQIDAAMVVEPALATVRSQGATEIASSLVDVAKDLTVAMYFTSNQYAQQHPDTVKKFQAATAESLAYADTHPDEVRAIVTTYTKIPAAVLAKVTLPKWPAGANRASIEALEQLGQQDGLFKTAPDLDKLLP